Proteins found in one Macrobrachium nipponense isolate FS-2020 chromosome 35, ASM1510439v2, whole genome shotgun sequence genomic segment:
- the LOC135208770 gene encoding UPF0489 protein C5orf22 homolog isoform X1, whose translation MEAHWRAQTNPTRTRNGVGENITKVAGPLVKIKMSIIKKYPQLPVHIVEDHNDALYHILRAVGSKHLPFNNNLLIHFDSHPDLLIPSELKASEVYDIPVMLPKLSIENWILVAAFAGQISSIVWMKPPWSNQIENGDYSFYIGRKKNTDSIRVSCPILYFVAEMLYSKKEDLEDEKEVLLLVRTLDYETNDNLEKDILDLVKKHGEYYILDIDLDFFTTMNPFLGMHPKVEMYSRLREIYSFDFTATQEDEVLDAQNKRCNQITDLKNIFMKLQELKDINEIEKRLSSLCEAMEPAKQKSIVNLIEDLCHEYGSEVDWELVHDAGCTCDDRLHELPHHISTNEEIDSLMASTRKLITSFPSPTIITLARSSLDDYCPPNQVNKVQEVLCEFLRKSFDIECKLHYKNGQ comes from the coding sequence aaCGAGGAATGGGGTTGGTGAAAACATTACTAAGGTTGCAGGTCCTCTAGTCAAGATTAAGATGTCCATCATAAAGAAGTACCCTCAGTTGCCTGTCCATATAGTGGAAGACCACAATGATGCCCTATATCACATACTGAGGGCTGTAGGTTCTAAGCATCTACCATTTAATAATAACCTGCTCATACATTTTGATTCTCACCCTGACTTGCTCATTCCCTCAGAGCTCAAAGCTTCTGAGGTGTATGACATTCCTGTGATGCTGCCTAAGTTAAGCATTGAAAACTGGATACTTGTTGCTGCTTTTGCTGGTCAAATCTCGTCAATTGTGTGGATGAAACCACCATGGTCGAATCAGATAGAAAATGGAGACTATTCTTTTTATATAGGAAGAAAAAAGAACACGGATAGTATTAGAGTTTCATGTCCTATTTTGTATTTCGTCGCCGAGATGCTTTATAGTAAGAAAGAGGACCTTGAAGATGAAAAAGAGGTCCTACTGTTGGTTCGAACGTTAGATTATGAGACAAATGACAATTTAGAGAAAGATATATTAGATCTGGTAAAAAAGCATGGAGAATATTATATTTTGGATATTGATCTAGATTTTTTTACCACAATGAATCCTTTCCTTGGTATGCATCCTAAAGTAGAAATGTACAGTAGACTACGAGAAATATATAGTTTTGATTTTACTGCTACACAAGAGGATGAAGTACTTGATGCTCAGAATAAAAGATGTAACCAAATAAcagatttgaaaaatatatttatgaaattacaAGAATTAAAGGatattaatgaaattgaaaaaaggtTATCAAGCTTATGTGAAGCAATGGAACCTGCTAAACAAAAGTCTATTGTCAACCTCATTGAAGATTTGTGCCATGAGTACGGATCAGAAGTAGACTGGGAACTGGTGCATGATGCTGGATGTACCTGTGATGATCGCTTACATGAACTCCCCCACCATATATCCACAAATGAGGAGATTGATTCTTTGATGGCCAGTACCCGAAAACTCATTACCTCATTTCCCTCTCCAACAATTATCACTTTAGCCCGATCGAGCTTAGATGATTATTGTCCACCTAATCAAGTCAATAAAGTTCAGGAAGTTTTGtgtgaatttttgagaaaaagtTTTGATATAGAATGTAAATTGCATTATAAAAATGGTCAGTAA
- the LOC135208770 gene encoding UPF0489 protein C5orf22 homolog isoform X2: protein MSIIKKYPQLPVHIVEDHNDALYHILRAVGSKHLPFNNNLLIHFDSHPDLLIPSELKASEVYDIPVMLPKLSIENWILVAAFAGQISSIVWMKPPWSNQIENGDYSFYIGRKKNTDSIRVSCPILYFVAEMLYSKKEDLEDEKEVLLLVRTLDYETNDNLEKDILDLVKKHGEYYILDIDLDFFTTMNPFLGMHPKVEMYSRLREIYSFDFTATQEDEVLDAQNKRCNQITDLKNIFMKLQELKDINEIEKRLSSLCEAMEPAKQKSIVNLIEDLCHEYGSEVDWELVHDAGCTCDDRLHELPHHISTNEEIDSLMASTRKLITSFPSPTIITLARSSLDDYCPPNQVNKVQEVLCEFLRKSFDIECKLHYKNGQ, encoded by the coding sequence ATGTCCATCATAAAGAAGTACCCTCAGTTGCCTGTCCATATAGTGGAAGACCACAATGATGCCCTATATCACATACTGAGGGCTGTAGGTTCTAAGCATCTACCATTTAATAATAACCTGCTCATACATTTTGATTCTCACCCTGACTTGCTCATTCCCTCAGAGCTCAAAGCTTCTGAGGTGTATGACATTCCTGTGATGCTGCCTAAGTTAAGCATTGAAAACTGGATACTTGTTGCTGCTTTTGCTGGTCAAATCTCGTCAATTGTGTGGATGAAACCACCATGGTCGAATCAGATAGAAAATGGAGACTATTCTTTTTATATAGGAAGAAAAAAGAACACGGATAGTATTAGAGTTTCATGTCCTATTTTGTATTTCGTCGCCGAGATGCTTTATAGTAAGAAAGAGGACCTTGAAGATGAAAAAGAGGTCCTACTGTTGGTTCGAACGTTAGATTATGAGACAAATGACAATTTAGAGAAAGATATATTAGATCTGGTAAAAAAGCATGGAGAATATTATATTTTGGATATTGATCTAGATTTTTTTACCACAATGAATCCTTTCCTTGGTATGCATCCTAAAGTAGAAATGTACAGTAGACTACGAGAAATATATAGTTTTGATTTTACTGCTACACAAGAGGATGAAGTACTTGATGCTCAGAATAAAAGATGTAACCAAATAAcagatttgaaaaatatatttatgaaattacaAGAATTAAAGGatattaatgaaattgaaaaaaggtTATCAAGCTTATGTGAAGCAATGGAACCTGCTAAACAAAAGTCTATTGTCAACCTCATTGAAGATTTGTGCCATGAGTACGGATCAGAAGTAGACTGGGAACTGGTGCATGATGCTGGATGTACCTGTGATGATCGCTTACATGAACTCCCCCACCATATATCCACAAATGAGGAGATTGATTCTTTGATGGCCAGTACCCGAAAACTCATTACCTCATTTCCCTCTCCAACAATTATCACTTTAGCCCGATCGAGCTTAGATGATTATTGTCCACCTAATCAAGTCAATAAAGTTCAGGAAGTTTTGtgtgaatttttgagaaaaagtTTTGATATAGAATGTAAATTGCATTATAAAAATGGTCAGTAA
- the LOC135208772 gene encoding thioredoxin-like protein 4A, whose translation MSYMLQHLHNGWQVDQAILSEEDRVVVIRFGHDWDPTCMKMDEVLYNIAEKVKNFAVIYLVDITEVPDFNKMYELYDPCTCMFFFRNKHIMIDLGTGNNNKINWALEDKQEMMDILETLYRGARKGRGLVVSPKDYSTKYRY comes from the exons atgTCTTATATGTTACAGCATCTCCATAATGGCTGGCAAGTTGATCAGGCAATTCTCAGCGAAGAAGATAGAGTGGTT GTTATCCGCTTTGGTCACGATTGGGATCCAACATGCATGAAGATGGATGAAGTTTTATACAATATTGCCGAGAAAGTGAAAAATTTTGCCGTTATCTACTTGGTAGACATAACTGAAGTACCTGACTTCAACAAAATGTACGAATTATATGACCCTTGTACCTGCATGTTCTTTTTCCGAAACAAGCACATCATGATTGATCTGGGTACTGGTAATAACAACAAGATCAACTGGGCTTTGGAGGACAAGCAAGAAATGATGGACATATTGGAGACACTATACCGTGGAGCTAGAAAAGGACGAGGTCTAGTTGTATCTCCTAAAGATTATTCTACCAAGTACAGATATTAA